The genome window GGTGCAGAAGGCACACCTCGCCGGGATTCCGGTACTCGCGGCCGTGAGTGCGCCGTCGTCGTTGGCTGCCGACCTGGCAGAGGAAGCGGGCATCACGCTCGTAGGTTTCAGCCGCGGACAGAGCCTCAACTGCTACACCCATTCCCATCGGATCGACGCGGGAACCGCCCAGACAAAGCCAGGAGTGCCGGGCCGGACGATCCCGGAATAGGGGTACTACGGTGCCGGTTGCACAACAGTATGGAATTGGGCATCTTCAGCTTCGGCGACATCCACCCCAACCCCGTCACCGGCGAGCGGGTGTCACCCGAACAGCGGATGGCGGACCTGCTGGAGCGTGCGCGCCTGGCCGATGAGGTGGGCCTGCACTACTTCGGGGTCGGGGAGCACCATCGGCCGGACTATGCGGTCTCGTCGGTGGTGCCCGTGCTTGCGGCTGCAGCGGCCCAGACGCGGTCGATCCACGTGGGATCGGCGGTAACCGTCCTCAGCACGGAGGACCCGGTGCGCGTGTACCAGCAGTTCGCCACCCTTGACCTTCTCTCCGGCGGACGATCTGAACTTACCGCCGGACGCGGGTCCTTCATCGAGTCCTATCCGCTGTTCGGGGCTGCCCTCGAGGACTACGACGAGCTGTACGAGGAGAAGATCGACCTCCTGCTGCGACTCGACGCCGAAGAACGGATTACTTGGTCCGGACGGTTCCGGCCGCCGCTGGACGACGCGCTCATTCTTCCCAGGCCATCCAAGGGCAATCTGGACATCTGGATCGCGACAGGTGGAACGCCGTCGTCGTCAGTCCGCGCCGCCCGACTGGGCAGGCCGGTGATCTATGCGCTGCTGGGCGGCGCAGTCAACAACTTTGCCCAGCACGCGGCGCTGTACCGCAGCGAGTTCAACGGCGCGTCCGGTCTCTCACCCCGCGTCGGGGTCAGCGGCGTGGGGCTGGTCCTGCGCAATGACGCCAAGGAAACTTTCCGTCCGTACTGGATGGACACCATGAAGCGAATCTCCGCGGAACGTGGCTTCCCCATGCCAAGCGGAGTCAGCTACAACATGCAGGCGGCGCGGTCAGGCGCACTGTATGTGGGTACGCCCGAGGAAGTGGCCGAGAAGATCGTCCTCACGCACGCCGCGATGGGGCACGACCGCCACATCCTGCAGCTTGATTTCTCTTCCGTCCCGCAGGCCCAGGTGCTTGAGTCGATCGAATTGCTCGGCACCGAGGTGCTGCCCCTTGTTACTGAGGCACTCGGCGCTTCCCGCGACGGGGACTCAATCGAGGAGCACCATACCGGCGCGGACGCCCAAAGCGTCCGTGGCGGGTCTTAAGCTTGAATTCCACAAGCGGGAGGCGATCCATGAGCATGGAAGGCGCGGCCTGGAGTTCCCTGTACCGGATCTCTTCGGCCAAAAGCGGAAACAACAAGTTCTCGAGGGAGACGCTGAAGCGCATCCTCTCATTCGCCGTACCGTACCGCTTCAAGCTGGTGCTCTTCATCGCGCTCTCGGTGGGCTCGGCGTTCCTTGCGGTTGCCACCCCTGTGCTGGCTGG of Arthrobacter sp. JZ12 contains these proteins:
- a CDS encoding LLM class flavin-dependent oxidoreductase; this translates as MELGIFSFGDIHPNPVTGERVSPEQRMADLLERARLADEVGLHYFGVGEHHRPDYAVSSVVPVLAAAAAQTRSIHVGSAVTVLSTEDPVRVYQQFATLDLLSGGRSELTAGRGSFIESYPLFGAALEDYDELYEEKIDLLLRLDAEERITWSGRFRPPLDDALILPRPSKGNLDIWIATGGTPSSSVRAARLGRPVIYALLGGAVNNFAQHAALYRSEFNGASGLSPRVGVSGVGLVLRNDAKETFRPYWMDTMKRISAERGFPMPSGVSYNMQAARSGALYVGTPEEVAEKIVLTHAAMGHDRHILQLDFSSVPQAQVLESIELLGTEVLPLVTEALGASRDGDSIEEHHTGADAQSVRGGS